The sequence below is a genomic window from Brooklawnia cerclae.
TGGAGCCGGGCCGGAGAACTGGAACCGAGGACCACGCGCATCGTCACGCGCCCAGCATGTCACAGGTCAGCCGAACAGCCCCCCGAGCAGGCCGCCGAGGCCGCTCGTGCTCTGCTGCTGCGTCTGGCCGCCACCCAGCATCCCACCGATGATGTCGCCCAGGTTCAGCCCCTGGTCCTGCTGGCCCTCCTGGCGAGCCGCGTTGTAGCCGTCCTGGTAGCCACGCTGGTAGTCCTCGCTGGGCTGGCTGCCGAGCTGTCCGCCCCGGCCCAGGATGGCGTCCAGGATGCCTCCGCCCTGCGTGGACTCGGTCTGCTTGTTGCCGAGCCTGCTGGCCAGATAGGCGAGTACGAGCGGGGCGACGATGGGCAGCAGGCGCTGGATCAGACTCTGGTTGGCGCCGCCGCCGATCGCCTGGGCGGCGCGCGCCGGGTCGGCCCCGAGCGCGTGCTGGACGATCTTGGCCCCGTCGGTGGTGTCGATGTCGCCGACGTCGACACTTGGCTTGCCGAGCAGGGAGCTCGACGTGTGGTCCTTGAGGGCCGAGGCCAGGGAGACCTGGCCGAGGGGATCGGACGCGTTGCGCGACAGGCCCCCGAGCAGGGATTCGATGGCTGTCGAGGCGGCTTGCCTCACCTCGCCGGGGTCGGAGCCCAGCTGGCCGGCGAGCTGGTCAACGGGCAGCTTGCCCAGGATGTCGTCGATCGCGCTCATGAGAGCCTCCTTGGTCCATGGTCCTGCCGGACGGCAGGGGCCGATGCCTCCCATTCAAGTGCATGCGGACGCCCACCGGCGGCGAAACCGATCACCGGGTCAGCGCAGGCTGCCCCGCCAGGCCTCGGGCCCGTGGACGAAGGGCTCGCGCACGCGGCGCCAGTAGGAGTTCCAGCCACCGGCCATCGGCCGGTCGGTGTTCTGCCTGGCAGGCTCCGGTTCGGCCAGCATCGCCGCGAGGACGACGGTCAGCGCCGCGAGCTCGTCGTCGTCCGGGTCTCCGCGGGTGACCCGCACGAGGCTGTCGTCCGTGCTCACAGCGGGATGTTCCCGTGCTTCTTGGGCGGCAGCGACTCTCGTTTGGTGCGCAGCAGTCGCAGGAACCGGATGATCTGCGACCGGGTCTCGTGCGGGTAGATCACCTGGTCGATGAAACCCCGCTCGGCGGCCACATAGGGGTTGGCCAGGGTGCGGTTGTACTCGTCGGTGAGGCTGTCGGCGAGTTGGGTGGGGTCGTCCGCGGACGCCAGCTCGCGCCGGTACAGGACGCTCACCGCGCCGTCGGCGCCCATGACCGCGATCTGTGCCGTCGGCCAGGCGAGGTTGACGTCGGCTCCCAGGTGTTTGGAGCCCATGACGATGTAGGCGCCGCCGTAGGCCTTCCGGGTGATGACGGTGAGCAGCGGGACGCTGGCCTCCGCATAGGCGTAGATGAGCTTGGCGCCCCGCCGGATGATCCCGTCGTGCTCCTGGGCGACGCCGGGCAGGAAACCGGGGACATCGACGAACGTGACCACGGGGATGTTGAACGCGTCACAGGTGCGGACGAAGCGTGCGGCCTTCTCGGAGGCCTTGATGTCGAGCGTGCCCGCCAGCACCATCGGCTGATTGGCGACCACACCGATGCTGCGGCCCTCGATGCGCCCGAAGCCGCAGATGATGTTGGGTGCGTACAGTTCCATGACCTCGCAGAACTCGTCGGTGTCGAGCACCGTGCGGATCACGTCGCGCATGTCGTAGGCGTGTGCCGGGTTGTCGGGGATCAAGGAGTCGAGCAGGCGATCGTGGTCGGTGAAGTCGAGGTCGGCCTCGTCGGCGAACTCGTAGATCGGCGCGTCCTCCAGGTTGTTCTGGGGCAGGTAGGTGATGAGCTCGCGCACGTATTCGAGCGCGTCGGCCTCGTCCGCCGCGAGATAGTGCGCGTTGCCCGCCACCACGTTGTGCGTGCGCCCGCCGCCGAGCACCTCCATCGAGACGTCCTCGCCGGTGACCGCGCGGATGACGTCGGGGCCGGTGATGAACATCTGGCTGCTCTGGTCGACCATCACCACGAAGTCGGTGAGGGCGGGGGAGTACACATGGCCGCCCGCCGCCGCACCCATGATGAGGCTGATCTGGGGAATCACGCCGGAGGCCAGCACGTTGCGGTGGAAGATCTCCCCGTAAGCGCCCAGCGAGGCGACGCCCTCCTGTATGCGTGCACCGCCGCCCTCGTTGATGCCGATCAGCGGGCAGCCGGTCGAGGTGGCGATGTCGATGATCTTGGCGATCTTCTGCCCGTAGACCTCGCCGAGCGAGCCTCCGAACACACCGACGTCCTGGCTGAATACGCAGACCGGGCGTCCGTGGATCTGCCCCATGCCGATGATCACCCCGTCGCCGTAGGGACGCTTGCGGTCGAGCCCGAAGGCGGTGCTGCGGTGGCGGGCGAACTCGTCCATCTCGGTGAAGGTGCCCTCGTCCAGCAGGGCGATGACGCGTTCCCTGGCGGTCATCTTGCCGCGCGCGTGCTGCTTCTCGACGGCCTGGTTGCCCGCGGCGTGGATCGCCTCGTCGATGCGCCGCCCGAGGTCGGCCAGCTTGTCGGCGGTGGTGTGCATCTCACCATCCATGGGGTCAGAGTAGCCGTCTCAGCCAGGTGGCCCGGCATCTGCGGGCGGAATCTGTTGTTGCGGATGGAATCTCGCCCGCAACAACGGATTTCGTCCGCGCCTGTCCCGGCGGTGCGGCGATCAGGCGCCGCCTTCTAGGCTGAGGTCATGCCTTCGTCGCCTGCCGCTGATCCACAACGCATCGCCCGGTTGCTGGGGGACGCAGGCCTGGGCTGGCAGGTGACGTGGGTGGCGTCCACCGGGTCGACCAACGCCGACCTGGCCGGCTGGGCGCGCGAGGGGCGGGCCGAGGGGACGGTGCTCGTCTCGGAACACCAGGATTCGGGCCGGGGGCGGTTCGAGCGCCCCTGGATGGCCCCACCCGGCACCTCGGTGTCGATGTCGGTGCTGCTGCGGCCCCGGCGCCCGGTGGTCGACTGGGGCTGGTTGTCGCTGCTCGTCGGCCTCGCCGTGGCCGACGGTCTTCGTGCCGTGGGCGGCGGCGACCGGGTGGAACTCAAGTGGCCCAACGATGTGCTCATCACCGGACGTAAGGTCTGCGGCATCCTGTCGGAGCACGTGGCCACCCCGGCCGGGGACGCCGCCGTGTGCGGATGGGGGCTCAACGTGACGATGGACGCCTCCGAGCTTCCCGTCCCCACCGCCACCAGTCTGTTGCTCGCAGGCCTGACCACCGACAAGGACGAGGTGATCGCAGCGATCCTGCGTCGCCTCGGTGACCTCTACGCGAGCTGGGACGCGGGCGCCGACCTTGCGGACGAGTACGCCCGCGGTTGCACGACGATCGGGCGCGAGGTTCGCGTCCACCTCGATCAGCAGGCACAGGAGCCCGCACACGTGGACGGTCATGCCGTGGGAATCGGGGTGAACGGGGAACTCCTGGTCGACGTGGACGGACGAGTCGAGTCGTTCTCGGCCGGTGACGTCGTCCACCTTCGGCCGGCGGGGTGACAATGGGCCCGTGGCCACGCGACTTTCCCCGGACGAGGACCTCGTCATCACGACCCGGCCGCATGCCCGCGTGCTGATCGGGCCGGTCGTGGCGCTACTGGTGGTCTCTGCGGTGGTGGGGTGGGGCCTCGCCGCCGTCCCGGAGGACTGGCGCCCGGTCGGCCAGTATGCGGTCGCGGGCGCGGGGGCCCTGGCAGCGGTGATGCTCGTGGTGCGTCCCTTGGTGCGGTGGGCGACCACCACCACGACGCTGACCACCCGGCGCATCGTCACCCGGTGGGGGCTCGTGCGGCGCGGCGGTCACGACCTGCCGCTCAACCGGGTGGTGGACGTCACCCACACCCGCGGCGCCGGCGACCTCGTGTTCGGCTCGGGGACGCTCGTGCTGACCACGATGGGCGGCGAGCGGGTGGCCCTGCGGAACCTGCCGCACATCCGCGACATGCGCCACGCGGTCAGCGAACTCGTGGCCGACGAGTCGCCGTGGGACGCGCCCGGGGAGTTGCCGTGGCACTGATCGCGATGGCCGGTCTGCCCGGGGTGGGGAAGACGACAGTCGCCCTGGGGCTCGCCGAGCGGATGCCGGCTGCGGTCGTCAACGTCGACCGTGTGGAGTCGTCGCTCGTCAAAGCCGAGTTCGAGCGATCGTTCGCGACCGGGCTGGCGTCCTACCTGGTCGCCGAGCAGGTGGCCCGTGACAATCTCGCGCTCGGGCATCACGTGATCGTGGACGCTGCCAACTACGTGACCTATGCCCGTGACATGTGGACGCGGCTCGCCCGCGAGCAGAGCACGCCGCTGCTGTTCGTCGAGGTGGTGTGTGCCGATCTCGCCCTGCACCAGGCCAGGTTGGAGGCGCGTGAGGTGGTGCCCGGGCTGCCGAGGCTGACGTTCGACGACGTGGTCGCGCGCTACGCCGAGACCGAGCCCTGGGCGGGCGAGCCGCACTGGCTCGTCGACAACGCGCGTCCCCTCGACCACGACCGGGTGTTCGCCGAGGTCATGGCGGTGCTGGGGAAGTGATGGCAGGCGGCCCGGCCGCGCTGCCTGGCTCAGCGGGTTCACGACCGGGTTCGTCGATCCTCCGGCCGAGCCGGGCCCGGAGGGCATCGTCGCCAGATCGAGTCGTTTCTCGACGCCGAGTCGGGCGAGGACCGATACAGCGTGGTCGGACCGCCTCGCGGCTCAGGGCGTCCGCCCTGTTTTCTGCGCACCAGTCGTCCGGGAACGCGACGGAAAGCGCTTGCTTGGGCGTGTCGATGTGCGCTGCGCAGGGTTTTGGTGTCAAGCGACGATGTGATCAGGGCTGAGGGCATCCACGGCACATGCCTACGCGTTACATCGACCCGCGAAAAAGGCCGGACGCTACAGCAGGTCCACCGCGAGTTGCTCGGTGACGATGC
It includes:
- a CDS encoding DUF937 domain-containing protein, which translates into the protein MSAIDDILGKLPVDQLAGQLGSDPGEVRQAASTAIESLLGGLSRNASDPLGQVSLASALKDHTSSSLLGKPSVDVGDIDTTDGAKIVQHALGADPARAAQAIGGGANQSLIQRLLPIVAPLVLAYLASRLGNKQTESTQGGGILDAILGRGGQLGSQPSEDYQRGYQDGYNAARQEGQQDQGLNLGDIIGGMLGGGQTQQQSTSGLGGLLGGLFG
- a CDS encoding acyl-CoA carboxylase subunit epsilon is translated as MSTDDSLVRVTRGDPDDDELAALTVVLAAMLAEPEPARQNTDRPMAGGWNSYWRRVREPFVHGPEAWRGSLR
- a CDS encoding acyl-CoA carboxylase subunit beta, yielding MDGEMHTTADKLADLGRRIDEAIHAAGNQAVEKQHARGKMTARERVIALLDEGTFTEMDEFARHRSTAFGLDRKRPYGDGVIIGMGQIHGRPVCVFSQDVGVFGGSLGEVYGQKIAKIIDIATSTGCPLIGINEGGGARIQEGVASLGAYGEIFHRNVLASGVIPQISLIMGAAAGGHVYSPALTDFVVMVDQSSQMFITGPDVIRAVTGEDVSMEVLGGGRTHNVVAGNAHYLAADEADALEYVRELITYLPQNNLEDAPIYEFADEADLDFTDHDRLLDSLIPDNPAHAYDMRDVIRTVLDTDEFCEVMELYAPNIICGFGRIEGRSIGVVANQPMVLAGTLDIKASEKAARFVRTCDAFNIPVVTFVDVPGFLPGVAQEHDGIIRRGAKLIYAYAEASVPLLTVITRKAYGGAYIVMGSKHLGADVNLAWPTAQIAVMGADGAVSVLYRRELASADDPTQLADSLTDEYNRTLANPYVAAERGFIDQVIYPHETRSQIIRFLRLLRTKRESLPPKKHGNIPL
- a CDS encoding biotin--[acetyl-CoA-carboxylase] ligase gives rise to the protein MPSSPAADPQRIARLLGDAGLGWQVTWVASTGSTNADLAGWAREGRAEGTVLVSEHQDSGRGRFERPWMAPPGTSVSMSVLLRPRRPVVDWGWLSLLVGLAVADGLRAVGGGDRVELKWPNDVLITGRKVCGILSEHVATPAGDAAVCGWGLNVTMDASELPVPTATSLLLAGLTTDKDEVIAAILRRLGDLYASWDAGADLADEYARGCTTIGREVRVHLDQQAQEPAHVDGHAVGIGVNGELLVDVDGRVESFSAGDVVHLRPAG
- a CDS encoding PH domain-containing protein is translated as MATRLSPDEDLVITTRPHARVLIGPVVALLVVSAVVGWGLAAVPEDWRPVGQYAVAGAGALAAVMLVVRPLVRWATTTTTLTTRRIVTRWGLVRRGGHDLPLNRVVDVTHTRGAGDLVFGSGTLVLTTMGGERVALRNLPHIRDMRHAVSELVADESPWDAPGELPWH
- a CDS encoding AAA family ATPase, translating into MALIAMAGLPGVGKTTVALGLAERMPAAVVNVDRVESSLVKAEFERSFATGLASYLVAEQVARDNLALGHHVIVDAANYVTYARDMWTRLAREQSTPLLFVEVVCADLALHQARLEAREVVPGLPRLTFDDVVARYAETEPWAGEPHWLVDNARPLDHDRVFAEVMAVLGK